From the genome of Candidatus Hydrogenedentota bacterium:
GGGCATACCAAGTTGTCCCATGCGGCGCCGCAACGGCGCAAAAAGCATTGCCGGGCCTCCGCACTGGGCGCGGCCCAAGCACAGTCGCCGTCCGACTTGTCGGAAAAGGCCGCCACGGCGGCTCCCAGGTTTTCGAGGACTTCAAAGCGTATCATAGATGCGTTCCCATGCTGCGGAGCCAAATCTGCCCCGCGCCATGCCAGCGGCGGCACAGTGTGCCATAGCGTACATCAAGGCGCAAGAGATGAGAGACGAGAGTCTACGTTGCGGCGGTCCACGAGCTGGGAGCATCGGCAACGGCCGCATGCTGCGCGCGTCATTCTCGTACAGGCACCGCTCCGCGGTCGCCGGGAGCATCCCATGCGGGGGCAGCGGCCAAGGGGTTGGTCTTCAGCGCATCGGGCGCCGATTCACAGTGCCGTGAATCCTGGCCTGATGCCGTACAGTGAGGTGTTCCATGGCGTTTCCTTCCCGCGTGTGTCTTGTACAACTCCTGTATACGGGGGGCAAGCGCCTTTCTCAATGGAAAATGTGGTTGCGGCCACGCCCCGTCAGGGGAGAGGCATGCCTCGTCCCGGGGAAGCGCGGCCCAAGGTGACTTGGCTCTCTGAACGGCATCTTCCTGCCGAAGGGGCCATTCTACTCGTCACGCGAGTCTTTGGGATAGCTTCTGAGAATTAAGGAATGGCCAAAACGACAGACTCGCCCCGGCTCCGCCAGAAGGCGGTTTGCGGCGCGCGAACACGGCGGGATTGATTTTCGCGTGAAAAAAAGCTGTAATAGCCGGGGTGTGGCAGAATCGGTCCTTGCTCGGCACAGGTCAGAACGCAAGAGGCCAAAGGAACGAGGTACGGCGTGCGTGCCCTTTTTCGCGCACAACGGGAAGGACCGAGATATGAAAAAGAGCGGATTTACACTGATCGAGCTGTTGGTCGTGATTGCCATCATCGGTATCCTCGCGGCCATTCTCCTGCCGGCCCTCGCCCGCGCGCGGGAATCGGCCCGGCGCGCCAGTTGCCAGAACAATCTCAAGGAGTGGGGCTTGGTCTTCAAGATGTACGCCAACGAAGACCCGGGCGAGCGCTGGCCGCCCGTGCAGTTCGGCGCTTTTCCCGATGTGTCCGGAACACCTCAGGTGCGCGTCGATGCGGGGCCGAACCTGTTCGTCACCTATCCGGAATACCTGAACGACCCGATGATCATCCTGTGCCCGTCGGATGCCGAGTACGGCGTGCATCTCCAGCGGATGAAGGACCCGGATACGGGTGAGTTCTGTATGGGAATTGCGGGACCTGATGCACAATCCTGCGCGTCGGCGGTGGACGCCAGCTACACCTATCTGGGCTTTGTGTTCGACCGGGCGGGTGACGAATGGGAGGCGGAAACCGTGCAAGGGGTGGTCACCCTCATCGGCGTGTCGGGGTTGCCGCTGGATTCGTCCGCGCTGCCGCCGCCGGACGCCGTGGCGCCTTCCCAGATTGTGCGCAGCCTGCTGGTCTTGATGGGCGATTTCGACCTGCGGGAAGGCGCAACGAGCATTCCCCCGGACAATTCAAGAATCCAGAAGGCGGTGGACAACGACCTTTCGGGCGCTGAGCTGGAAGGTTTTGGCAATACAGGCGGCGACACGGTGTACCGCTTCCGTGAGGGCATCGAACGGTTCCTGATCACGGACATCAATAATCCTGCGGCGACAGCGCAGGCGCAGAGCACCGTATTCGTCATGTTCGACCAGGCGGCCACCTCGGTGGAGCATTTCAATCACGTGCCCGGCGGCAGCAATGTGCTGTACCTCGACGGCCACGTGGACTTCATACGCTACCAGGAGAACGGGACCGCGCCGGTAACGCGCAACGCAGCCACGGCATTGGCGCTGTTGTCTGCCTTGACATTGTAGAAGCGGCTTCTCGCCACCTGAAGAACCCGGCGCGCGTGTCGCGGCGGCGCCGGAACGGGGCTGAACGTCATGGTTATGAACGCCCGTGAGAACTACCTGCGCAATGCATCCTTTCAACACCCGCAACGCATGCCCATGTGGATTTGTATTTCGCCCGCGTCCTGGGACGAGCACCGGGGCGCGATGGAAAACGTCGTGGCGCGGCACCCGCGCCTCTGGCCCGATTTCAGAAAGGGCCAAGTGAACTACGACGCCGTCGATTTCGGCCCCGCCTACACGGCGGGGCAGCCGTTTCGCGATGCGTGGGGCTGCGTCTGGGAAACCAGCACCAACGGAATCGAAGGCGTCGTCACGGAGCACCCGCTGGCCACGTGGGATAGATGGGACCAATGGCGCGCGCCTGACCCGCTCAAGACCGCTGATCGCGGCCCGGTCGACTGGGACGCCGTCCGCCGCAACATCGAAGATCGGCGCGCGAAGGGCCTGCTGACGGAAGGCGGCTTACCGCACGGCTTCTTTTTCATGCGGTTGACGTATCTGCGCGGTTTCGAGAACATGATGATCGACATGGCCACGGAAGAGCCGATGCTGGGACCGTTGATCGACGCGCTCTATGAGCATAA
Proteins encoded in this window:
- a CDS encoding DUF1559 domain-containing protein, coding for MKKSGFTLIELLVVIAIIGILAAILLPALARARESARRASCQNNLKEWGLVFKMYANEDPGERWPPVQFGAFPDVSGTPQVRVDAGPNLFVTYPEYLNDPMIILCPSDAEYGVHLQRMKDPDTGEFCMGIAGPDAQSCASAVDASYTYLGFVFDRAGDEWEAETVQGVVTLIGVSGLPLDSSALPPPDAVAPSQIVRSLLVLMGDFDLREGATSIPPDNSRIQKAVDNDLSGAELEGFGNTGGDTVYRFREGIERFLITDINNPAATAQAQSTVFVMFDQAATSVEHFNHVPGGSNVLYLDGHVDFIRYQENGTAPVTRNAATALALLSALTL